The nucleotide window CGGGCGTCGCGTACGCGTTCCTGGTGCTGCGGGCGTTCTCCTCCGGCGCGGCCGCGCTGACCGGGGTCGAGGCGATCAGCAACGGTGTCCCGGCGTTCCGGAAGCCGAAGTCGAAGAACGCCGCGACCACGCTGCTGATGATGGGCGTGCTGGCGGTCACCATGCTGGTCGGCATCATCACCCTGGCCACGATCACCGACGTCAAGTTCGCCGAGGACCCGGCGACGCAGCTCGCCGGCGCGCCCGCGGGCTACGAGCAGAAGACGATCGTCGCGCAGATCGCGCACGCGGTGTTCGCCGACTTCCCGCCGGCGTTCTACTACATCTCCTTCTCCACCGGCATCATCCTGCTGCTGGCCGCCAACACCGCGTTCAACGGCTTCCCGGTGCTCGGCTCGATCCTGGCGCAGGACCGCTACCTGCCGCGGCAGCTGCACACCCGCGGCGACCGGCTGGCGTTCTCGAACGGCATCCTGTTCCTCGCGGCGTTCGCGCTGGTCCTGATCATCGCGTTCGACGCCGAGGTCACCCGGCTCATCCAGCTCTACATCGTCGGCGTGTTCGTGTCGTTCACGGTGAGCCAGGCCGGCATGATCCGGCACTGGAACCGGTTGCTGGCCAAGGAAACCGACCCGGGCGTGCGGCGGCGGATGCGGCGCTCGCAGACGGTCAACGCGATCGGCCTGACGATGACCGCGACCGTCCTGGTGATCGTGCTCATCACCAAGTTCCTGCTCGGCGCCTGGATCGCGATCGCCGCCATGGTGGCGATCTACGTGCTGATGACGGCGATCCGGCGGCACTACGACCGGGTGGCCGACGAGCTGAAGGACCTCGGCGACACCCCGACCGTGCTGCCCTCGCGCAACCACGCCATCGTCCTGGTGTCCAAACTGCACCGTCCGACGCTGCGCGCGCTGGCCTACGCCAAGGCGATGCGCCCGGACGTCCTCGAAGCCGTGACGGTCAATGTGGACGATGCGGACACGCGGCGCCTGACCCAGGAATGGGACGCGCACAACTTCAAGGTGCCGCTGAAGGTCGTCGAGTCGCCCTACCGCGAGATCACGAAGCCGGTGCTCGACTACGTGAAGCGCGTGCGCGGTGACAATCCGCGCAACGTGGTCACCGTGTTCATCCCGGAGTACGTGGTCGGGCACTGGTGGGAGCAGGTGCTGCACAACCAGAGCGCGCTGCGGCTCAAGGGCAGGCTGCTGTTCCAGTCCGGCGTGATCGTGGCGAGCGTGCCGTGGCAGCTGGAGTCGTCGGCCAAGGCGGCCGCGCGGGTCCGGAACGAGCGCCCGGCGGCCGGCGACGTCCGCCGCGGGTTCTCGGCCAACGGGAAGCCGGTCGCGGCGCCGAAGCCCAAGGAGCCTGCCGAATGACCAGCTGGCTGGGCCGGGTCCTCGAGGTCGAGGTGGGCGCGGTGGCGCACGGCGGGCACTGCGTCGCGCGCGCGGACGGGCGGGTCGTGTTCGTCCGGCACGCGCTGCCGGGCGAGCAGGTCCGCGTCGAGATCACCGAGGACAACGGCGGTTCGTTCTGCCGCGGGGACGCGATCGAGGTGCTTTCGGCGTCGCCGCACCGGGTGCCGCCGCCGTGCCCGCTGGCGGTGCCCGGCGGCTGCGGCGGCTGCGACTGGCAGCACGCGGACCCGGACCACCAGCGTTCGCTCAAGGCGTCGGTCGTGGCGGAGCAGCTGCGGCGGCTGGCGGGGATCGAGCGCGAGGTCGTCGTGGAGGCCCTCGACGGCGGGCCGCTGGACTGGCGCAGCCGGGTCCGGCTGGTCGCCGGGCGCGACGGCCGTGCCGGGCTGCGCGCCCACCACAGCCACCGCGTGGTGGCGCTGGACGACTGCCCGATCGCGGTCCCCGGCGAGCTCGACGACGTCCTGGCGCGGCGCTGGCGGCCGGGCAGCGAGCTGGAGGTCACCCGCGACGGTGACGGCGACGTGCACGTCCGGGAGCTGTCGACCGTGCGCGGGAAGGTGCGGGCGCGGCAGCTGAGCGGCGGCGTCGCGGTCCAGCACGCGGCGGGCCGCGACTGGCGCCTCGACGCACACGGCTTCTGGCAGGTCCACCCGGCGGCGGCGTCGACGCTGGCCGCGGTCGTGGGGGAGTGGGCGGAGGCTCCGTCCGGGGGCACGGCCTGGGACCTCTACGCGGGGGTCGGGCTGTTCGCCTCGGTGCTGGCGGCGCAGGTCGGCGCTTCGGGCCACGTGCTGGCGGTCGAGTCCGGCCGGCGCGCGGTCGCCGACGGCGAGCGCAACCTCGCGGACCTGCCGCAGGTTTCGTGGCGTGCGGGGCGCGTGGAGCACGTGCTGGCGTCGGCGGCCAAGCCGGTCGACGTGGTGGTGCTGGACCCGCCTCGCAAGGGCGCGGGCAAGGCGGTCGTGGAGTCGATCGTGGCAGGTTCACCCGATCGAGTCGTGTACGTGGCCTGCGACCCGGCGGCACTGGCCCGTGACCTGGCGTTCTTCAGCGCCCACGGCTATTCGCTGACGGATTTGAGGGCGTTCGACGCGTTCCCGATGACCCACCACGTGGAGTGCGTGGCGCTGCTGTCCTGAGTTTTTGTCGGTGGTGGTCGCCACACTGTCGCCATGACCGAATTCGATGACTTCGACCTCGCGGCTTCAACGGTGACCGGCCTGGTCACCGCGGTCCGTGCCGACCAGTGGGCGCACCCGACGGCGTGCCAGGACTGGGACGTGCGCGCGGTGGTGAACCACCTGGCGCACGGAAACGCGAAAGTGGCGTTCTGGGCGGGCGCGGGCCCGCCGGTCCCGGACGGCGATTACCTGGGGCCGTCGCCCGTTTCGGCGTTCGCCGCATCGGTGGCGGCGGCCCGGGCGGTGCTGGCCGCACCCGGGCTCCTCGCGCGGCAGGTGACAACGCCGCTCGGTGAGGTGCCGGGGGTGTTCCTGGTGCACATGAGGGTGAACGAGTACCTCGCCCACGGCTGGGACATCGCGGACGCGACCGGGCAGCCGACGGACCTGCTGCCCGACCTGGCGGCCCAGGCGCTGGCGCAGTGGCGCACCCGGTTCGGCTCGACGCCGAGGCAGCCGGGCGGCCCGTTCGGCCCGGAGATCCCGGCACCCCCGGACGCAACGGCGGCCGACCGGCTGGCGGCGTTCCTCGGCCGGAAGGCGGTGAACGGCTAGAGACCAGGCTTCCGGCCCGAGAACGGCGGCCGGACCGGGCGGGGTCGCCACGTTCCGGTGCTCGGCAGGTGCTTTCGGTGGTCGCAGGGGCGATTCGGCGGTGGTCGGGGTTCGGCGGGCCGGCGCGGGGTTGCGTGCACGCTGTCGCGTGTCGACCTTCCAGTCACGCGTGTCGACCCTCCAGTCACGCGTGTCGACCCTCCAGTCACGCGTGTCGGCCCTCCAGTCACGCGGGTGGAGTTGCCCCGTGGGGCCGGACACCTTGATTCCAGACAGTGGTCTGGAGGGAGGATGTCCTGATGTCTTCCAGGTCGAAGTATCCGGAGCAGTTCCGACGGGACGCGGTCGAGCTGGTCAACTCGAGTGACCGGCCGTTGCGGCAGATCGCCCGCGAACTAGGGGTCAACCACGAGACCCTGCGGGCGTGGGTCAACACCGCCAAGCAGGCCGCGGAGGCCGGGCCGCCGGCAGAAGACCCGGCGGAGGCCCTGGAGGTGACGCGGTTGCGGAAGCAGGTCGCTGAGCTGCAGAAAGAGAAGGAGATCCTGCGGAAAGCGGCCGCCTATTTTGCGCGCGAGATGGATCGATGATCTACCGCTACCGGTTCATCTCCGAACACCGCGCCATCTACGGCGTCAAGCGGTTGTGCCAGGTCCTGGGCCTGCGCCGGCAAGGCTTCCACGAATGGGTCGCCGCCGAAGCAGCCCGGATCCGCCGGGCGGAGGCCGAGGCCGAACTGGTCCGGCTGATCACCGAGATCCATGCCGAACACCAGGGTGCCTACGGCGTCCCGCGGATCACCGCCGAACTGCACCGCCGCGGGATCGTGGTGAACCACAAGCGGGTCGAGCGGCTCATGCGCGCACACGACCTGGCCGGGATCACCCGCCGCAAACGCCGAGCGTTGACCCGGCCTGCGGCCGGCCCGGTCACCCCAGCACAGGACCTGATCCGCCGCGACTTCACCGCCGAGAAACCCGGGACACGGCTGGTCGGGGACATCACCTGCCTGCCCACCTTCGAGGGCTGGCTCTACCTGGCCACCGTCATCGACCTGCACACCCGGGAGGTCATCGGCCACGCCATGGCCGACCACATGCGCACCGACCTCGTCTGCGACGCCATCGACCTCGCGACCGCCCGCGGCCTCATCCAGCCCGACGCGGTGTTCCACTCCGACCGCGGAGTCCAATACACGAGCAGCCAGTTCCGGGCCGCCCTCGCCGAGCACCGGATCCGCCCGTCGGTCGGGCGGGTGGGGTCCTGCTACGACAACGCCGTCGCCGAAGCCTTCTTCGCCACCCTGAAGACCGAAATCGGTGTCTCGATCTGGCGCACCCGCGCCGAGGCGCGCCAGGACGTGTTCACCTGGCTGCACTACTACAACCACAACCGGCTGCACTCAACGGTCGGCCAGAACACCCCAGCCGAAGCCCGAATCAACTATCGTCAGGCCTCAGCTGCCTGAAAACCCCGTGTCCGCCTCACCGGGGCAACTCCACGGGTCGGCCGTGTGGGTGCGCGTGTCGACCCTCCAGTCACGCGTGTCGGCCCTCCAGTCACGCGGGTCGGCCGTGTGGGTGCGCGTGTCGACCTTCCAGTCACGCGTGTCGACCCTCCAGTCACGCGTGTCGACGCTCCAGTCACGCGGGTCGGCCGTGTGGGTGCGCGTGTCGACCTTCCAGTCACGTGGGTCGGCCGTGTGGGTGCGCGAGTCGACCCCTGGGGTGCGCGGGTCACCCGATGCATGCTGCGGGACGCCCGCCGCCGCGCAGCGGCGGGCGCTCAGCCGCTGCGCCGGGATCGGGAGGTGGCTGCTGCGCGGTGGTGCGGCGGTTGCCGCTGGGCATGCGCGGCGTTGCTGCGCGCCGATACGGCGGATACCGCTCAGCCCGGGCGGCGGCGGCCGTTCAGCCTGCCCGGCGCACCGCGAACGCCGCGGCCAGCCCGGTCACCGTCATCGCCACGCCCGACACCAGCAGCACCCACGCTCCCGCACCCGGGGCGATCCGGGCCGAGGGCTGGAAGCGGGCCACGTGCGGCAGCGTCACCACCAGGTGCCGCAGCACCACGCCGGTCACCACCAGGCCGGGCAGGCACGCCATCGCCAAAGGCTCGTCGCGGTTGCGGACCAGCGTCAGGTACGTCAGCGTGCCCGCCGCGAGCACCGCCGCCGCGCACACCAGGCGGAGGCTCACCGCCAGCTCGGGGTCGGGCGTGCCCGGATCCAGCACGCCCGCGTGCCGGGCCGTGCGCAGGGTCAGCCCGGCGATCACCCCGAGCCCGGCCGCGGCCGCCAGGACCGCGCGCGGGACCCGGCTGCGCCTGCCCGGTCGCTGCTGCACTCCGGCAGCATAAGCGCGTGCTCAGCCCCCGAACCAGTGTTGCGGTCCCGGGCGCAGGTTCTGGTAGATGTGCTTGACCTCGGTGTACTCGGCCAGCCCCGTCGGGCCCAGCTCGCGGCCGAACCCGGACTGCTTGTAGCCGCCCCACTCGGCCTGGGGCAGGTACGGGTGGAAGTCGTTGATCCACACCGTCCCGTGGCGCAGCCGTCCGGCGACCCGCTGCGCCCGCGAAGCGTCGTTCGTGAACACCGCGCCGGCCAGTCCGTAGTGCGTGTCGTTGGCGATGCGGACCGCGTCGTCCTCGTCGGTGAACGTCTCGACCGTCAGGACCGGGCCGAACGACTCGTCGACGACCGCCGACGACCCCTGTTTCACCTGGTCGAGGATGGTCGGCAGGTAGTAGAAGCCGTCGGCGAGGGCCGGGTCGTCCGGGCGGCGGCCGCCCGTGCGCAGCACCGCGCCCTCGGCCAGCGCCGCCGCCACGTACGCCTCGACCTTCTCGCGGTGCGCCGCCGAGATCAGCGGGCCCGTTTCGGCCTGCGCGTCGAACGGGCCGCCGAGGCGGATCCGCTCTGCCCGGCGCACCAGCTCGTCGACGAACTCGTCGTGCCACTCGCGCTGCACGATCAGCCGCGCGCCCGCCGAGCACACCTGGCCCGAGTGCAGGAACACCGCCGTCAGCGCGTAGTCGACCGCGGTCTCGAAGTCGGCGTCGGCGAACACCACGTTCGGGTTCTTCCCGCCCAGCTCCAGTGCCACCTTCTTGACCGTCCCGGCGGCCGCCGCGGCGATCACCTTGCCGGTCGCCAGGCCGCCGGTGAACGACACCAGGTCGACGTCCGGGTGGGACGCCAGCGGCGCGCCCGCCTCGGCGCCCGCGCCGAGCACCAGGTTGCCCGCGCCCGGCGGCAGGCCGGCCTCGGTGAGCAGCTTCATGAACAGGATCGCCGTGTGCGGGGTCAGCTCGCTGGGCTTGAGCACGAACGTGTTGCCCGCGGCCAGCGCGGGCGCGATCTTCCACACGGTCTGCAGCAGCGGGTAGTTCCAGGGCGTGATCAGCCCGCAGACACCGACCGGCTCGTGCACGATCCGGCTGATCGCGTCCGGGTTGCCGGTGTCGACGACGCGCCCGGCGTCCTGGGCCGCGAGCTTGCCGAAGTAGCGCAGGCAGGCGGCGATGTCGGCCATGTCGTAGCGGCTCTCGACCAGGCGCTTGCCGGTGTCGAGCGACTCGGCGCGGGCGAACGCCTCGGCGTCGCGGTCGAGCAGGTCCGCGGTGCGCAGCAGCAGGTCGCCGCGCAGGTGCGCGGGCGTGGCGGGCCACGGACCGGTGTCGAACGCCCGGCGCGCCGCCGCGATGGCGGCCTCGGTGTCCTTCGCGGTGCCCTCGGCGACCGTCGCGACCAGGGAACCGTCGGCCGGGCAGCGGATCTCGCGGCGCCCGCCGTCCACCGCGTCCACCCATTCGCCGCCGATGAAGAAATCCGCCATGCGATCCATTCTCGTGGCCACGCCGCGTGACCGCCACAGCGCCGCGGGGAGGCGCGGGTCACCCGGCGTGCTGACCTGTGGTCGCGCTCCGGCTGTGACGCCGGACGCGGCCTGCGGCCGGGCTCTGGCGGGTCTCCGTAGACTGGCCGGAACCGAGCGAGTGAGGTGGAGACGAGTGACGATGCTGGAGTCCGTGAGCGGACCGGCGGACCTGAAGCGCATGAGTGTCGAGGACCTCGGCGAACTGGCCGCCGAGATCCGGGACTTCCTCGTCGACAAGGTCCGGCGGGCGGGCGGTCACCTGGGGCCGAACCTCGGCGTCGTCGAGCTGACACTGGCGCTGCACCGCGTGTTCGACTCGCCGCGTGACGCGATCGTGTGGGACGTCGGGCACCAGGCGTACGTCCACAAGCTCGTCACCGGCCGCGCGGCCGGGTTCGACCTGCTGCGCCAGACCGGCGGGGTCACCGGTTACCCGTCGCGCGCGGAGAGTGAGCACGACTGGGTGGAGAGCAGCCACGCGTCGTCCGGTCTGTCCTATGTGGACGGCCTGGCAAAGGCGTTCGAGCTGGCCGGCGGCGGGCGGCACGCGATCGCCGTCGTCGGCGACGGCGCGCTCACCGGCGGCATGTGCTGGGAGGCGCTCAACAACATCGCCGCGCACCGGGAGCGCCCGGTCGTCGTCGTGATCAACGACAACGGGCGCTCGTACTCGCCGACCATCGGCGGCGTGGCCGACCACCTCGCGGCGCTGCGCCTGCAGCCCGGCTACGAGCGGCTCCTCGACGGCGGCCGCGAGATCCTCAAGCACACCCCGGTCCTCGGGAAGCCGATCTACGCGGCGCTGCACGCGGCGAAGGCCGGCCTGAAGGACGCGCTGAGCCCGCAGGCGATGTTCTCCGACCTGGGCCTGAAGTATCTCGGCCCGGTCGACGGGCACGACCAGGTGGCGCTGGAGAAGGCCTTCCACAGCGCGAAGTCGTTCGGCGGCGCGGTGATCGTGCACGTGGTCACCGAGAAGGGCCACGGCTACGCGCCCGCCGTCAACCACGAGCACGACCAGATGCACCAGACCGACCCGATCGACCCGGAGACCGGCCTGCCGCCGGTGAAGGGCCCGAGCTGGACCGGCGTGTTCGGCGACGAGCTGGCGAAGATCGGCAGCAGGCGCGAGGACGTCGTCGCGATCACCGCGGCGATGCTGCGCTCGACCGGGCTGGACAAGTTCGCCGACGCGTTCCCGGACCGCTGGTACGACGTCGGCATCGCCGAGCAGCACGCGGTCACCTCGGCCGCGGGCCTGGCCATGGGCGGGCTGCACCCGGTGGTGGCGATCTACTCGACGTTCCTCAACCGCGCGTTCGACCAGGTGCTGATGGACGTGGCGCTGCACCGCCTGCCGGTGACGCTGGTGCTCGACCGGGCCGGCATCACCGGGCCGGACGGGCCGAGCCACCACGGCATGTGGGACCTGTCGCTGCTCGGCATGGTGCCGGGCATGCGGGTGGCGGCGCCCCGCGACCCGGCCACGCTGCGCGAGGAGCTGAACGAGGCCGTCGACGTCGCCGACGGGCCGACGGCGCTGCGGTTCTCGAAGGGCAAGGTCGGCACGGACGTCACGGCCGTCGAGCGGATCGGCACGGTCGACGTGCTGCGCCGCCCGGCCGAGGGTGCCGACGTGCTGCTGGTGACCGTCGGCGCGTTCGCGACGCTCGGGCTGGCGGCCGCCGACCGGCTGGCCGACCAGGGGATCGGCGTGACGGTGGTGGACCCGCGCTGGGTGCTGCCGGTGCCGGCCGAGCTGGTGGCGCTGGCGTCGCAGCACAAGCTGGTGGTGACGGTCGAGGACAGCGGGCGGCACGGCGGTTTCGGGTCGGCTTTGGCCGCGATGTTCCGGGACGCCGAGTGCGACGTGCCGCTGCGGGACCTGGCGGTGCCGCAGTCGTTCCACGACCACGGCAGCCGCGACGAGGTCCTGGGGCGGATCGGGCTGACCGCGCAGGACGTGGCTCGGCGGGTGACGGAGTGGGCCTCCGGGCGGCTGGGCACCGCGGAAGAGCCGGCGAAGAACAGCGCCGACCGCAGCTGAGTGAACCGTTTCGCGAAGCGGGCCCCAGGACGTCTGGGGCCCGCTTCGCGTTGTGGACAGCCAAGGCCCGCCGGGGACTTCAGGCCGGAAACTGTCGGTGCCCTCCGGTAGAGTGGAAAACGGGGGGCGCCCCCAGGGCCGAGGGGCGGGTCAGGCTTCGGCCGGCTGGGCGGTGGTGACCGGAATCCGGGCTGGGGCGAAGACTTCCGGTGGTTCCGGGAACAGCTTCACCAGCACCGGATACGCCACCGCGGCTGTCAGCAGCGTCACCAGGAGGCTCACGTCCACTCCGCCGGCGATGTCGCGCCACGGCCCCGCGATCATCGGTGTGTTCGCGCACAGCAAGCCCAGCGTTGTCGCCGGGATCCAGGCCGCCATGGCTCGCCAGTTCACGCCTCGGGTGAACCAGTACCGGCCGCCGCGGCGGCCCTCGTTGAACACCTGCAGGTCCGCCACGTCGTAGTACCCTCGGCGCTGGACGAAGCCGATCATCATGATCACCATCCACGGTGACGTGCACAGGACGATCAGCGTGGCGAACGTGTTGATGCTCGACACCATGTCCAGGACGAAGTTGCCCACGAAGATGAACGCCACGCTCAGCGTGCCGATCAGCAGCGTCGCCCGTACTCGGGACAGCCGGGGGAAGATCGAACTGAAGTCCAGGCCCGTTCCGTACAACGACGTCGTTCCCGTCGACAGGCCGCCGATCAGGGCCACCACGATCAGCGGGATCGCGTACCACAGCGGGGAAATCGCCGTCAGGCCCGTGATGTAGTCGGCCGGGTTCGCCACCAGGGTTGCCGTGGCGATGCCGAAGCCGAACGGCAGGAGCGTGGCCACCTGGGCCAGGAACGGCGCCGTCAGCAGAGAGCGCTTGCTGAACGACGCCGGGATGTAGCGGGCCCAGTCGCCGAGGAACGCGCCGAACGAGATCGGGTTGGCCAACGCCGTCAGTGCCGCCAACGTGAACGTCGGCCAGAACGTGCCCAGCGCGTACGTGCCCGTGCCCGCGTAGCCCGGGTCGAACGAGCCGCCGTAGGCGAACACGCCCAGGAGCATGATCGCCGTGCCCAGGACCACCGCGACGCGGTTCACCAGCAGCATGAACCGGTAGCCGTAGATGCACACCACCAGCGTCGCGATCGCGATCACGCCGTACGCGAAACCGCGCAGCACCGGTCCGCCGTCGAAGCCGAAGAGGCGCTGGGCCGCCCCGGCCACCGCGTCGCCGCTCACCCAGACCGAGATCGCGAAGAACGTGATCGCCGTCAGCAGCGACAGGAACGAGCCCACGCAGCGGCCGACCACGCCGAAGTGCGCGCCCGACGACACCGCGTTGTTGGTGCGCGTACGCGGGCCGAACAACGCCATGGGTGCCAGCACCAGGCCGCCCACCACGACGCCGAGGGTCGTGGCCAGGACCGCGTCGCGGAAGCTCAGGCCGTACGCGATCGGCAGCGTGCCCAGGATGATCGTCGCGAACGTGTTCGCGCCGCCGAACGCCAGGCGGAACAGGTCGCGGGGCCGCGAGGTCTGCTCCGCCGGCGGGATCGGCGCGATGCCGTGGTGCTCGACTTCCGTCACCTTCATGCGAACCTCGTCATCACGTGCTTGACGCGGGTGTACTCGGCGAACGCGTACGCCGACAGGTCCTTCCCGAGCCCGGAGTGGCCGAAGCCGCCGTGGGGCATCTCCGCCACCAGTGGCCCGTGCGTGTTCACCCACACGCACCCGAAGTCCAGCTCCGCCGACACCCGCGCCGCAACGCCGAGGTCCCGCGTCCACACCGAGGACGCCAGGCCGTACGGGACGCCGTTGGCCAGTGCGACCCCCGCGGCCTCGTCCGCAAAGGACTGGACCGTGATCACCGGGCCGAAGATCTCCTCCTGGACGATCTCGTCGTCCTGCCGCAGGCCCGAGATCACCGTGGGCGCAAAGAAAAAGCCCTGGGAACCGAAGCGGGTGCCGCCCGTTTCGATGCGGGCGTGGGACGGCAAGCGCGAGATGAGGCCTTCGACGCGGGAGAACTGCGCCGCGCTGTTCAGGGGCCCGTAGTCGACGCCCGGCTTCTGCGCCTCGGCCGCCTTCGTCAGCGAGGCGACGAAGTCTTCGTGGATCGACTCGTGGACCAGGACCCGGCTGCCCGCCGTGCAGTCCTGGCCCGCGTTGTAGAACGCCGCGCCCACGATGCCCTCGACCGTGGTGGCCACGTCGACGTCGGGGAACACCAGCAGTGGCGCGTTGCCGCCCAGCTCCAGGTGGGTGCGCTTGAG belongs to Amycolatopsis tolypomycina and includes:
- a CDS encoding APC family permease translates to MSKFPTVLKRLVLGRPFRSDRLSHTLLPKRIALPIFASDALSSVAYAPEEIFLTLSVAGLSAYALAPWIGIMVALVMLVVVASYRQNVHAYPSGGGDYEVANTNLGGRFGLTVASALLVDYVLTVAVSTSSGVANIGSAVPWVAQHKVLASIVIVVVLTSLNLRGIRESGKAFAIPTYGFIIGILLMVVWGLVQAATGTEMKAESAGFTLNAEGTFAGVAYAFLVLRAFSSGAAALTGVEAISNGVPAFRKPKSKNAATTLLMMGVLAVTMLVGIITLATITDVKFAEDPATQLAGAPAGYEQKTIVAQIAHAVFADFPPAFYYISFSTGIILLLAANTAFNGFPVLGSILAQDRYLPRQLHTRGDRLAFSNGILFLAAFALVLIIAFDAEVTRLIQLYIVGVFVSFTVSQAGMIRHWNRLLAKETDPGVRRRMRRSQTVNAIGLTMTATVLVIVLITKFLLGAWIAIAAMVAIYVLMTAIRRHYDRVADELKDLGDTPTVLPSRNHAIVLVSKLHRPTLRALAYAKAMRPDVLEAVTVNVDDADTRRLTQEWDAHNFKVPLKVVESPYREITKPVLDYVKRVRGDNPRNVVTVFIPEYVVGHWWEQVLHNQSALRLKGRLLFQSGVIVASVPWQLESSAKAAARVRNERPAAGDVRRGFSANGKPVAAPKPKEPAE
- a CDS encoding class I SAM-dependent RNA methyltransferase, with translation MTSWLGRVLEVEVGAVAHGGHCVARADGRVVFVRHALPGEQVRVEITEDNGGSFCRGDAIEVLSASPHRVPPPCPLAVPGGCGGCDWQHADPDHQRSLKASVVAEQLRRLAGIEREVVVEALDGGPLDWRSRVRLVAGRDGRAGLRAHHSHRVVALDDCPIAVPGELDDVLARRWRPGSELEVTRDGDGDVHVRELSTVRGKVRARQLSGGVAVQHAAGRDWRLDAHGFWQVHPAAASTLAAVVGEWAEAPSGGTAWDLYAGVGLFASVLAAQVGASGHVLAVESGRRAVADGERNLADLPQVSWRAGRVEHVLASAAKPVDVVVLDPPRKGAGKAVVESIVAGSPDRVVYVACDPAALARDLAFFSAHGYSLTDLRAFDAFPMTHHVECVALLS
- a CDS encoding TIGR03086 family metal-binding protein, whose translation is MTEFDDFDLAASTVTGLVTAVRADQWAHPTACQDWDVRAVVNHLAHGNAKVAFWAGAGPPVPDGDYLGPSPVSAFAASVAAARAVLAAPGLLARQVTTPLGEVPGVFLVHMRVNEYLAHGWDIADATGQPTDLLPDLAAQALAQWRTRFGSTPRQPGGPFGPEIPAPPDATAADRLAAFLGRKAVNG
- a CDS encoding transposase, translating into MSSRSKYPEQFRRDAVELVNSSDRPLRQIARELGVNHETLRAWVNTAKQAAEAGPPAEDPAEALEVTRLRKQVAELQKEKEILRKAAAYFAREMDR
- a CDS encoding IS3 family transposase — its product is MIYRYRFISEHRAIYGVKRLCQVLGLRRQGFHEWVAAEAARIRRAEAEAELVRLITEIHAEHQGAYGVPRITAELHRRGIVVNHKRVERLMRAHDLAGITRRKRRALTRPAAGPVTPAQDLIRRDFTAEKPGTRLVGDITCLPTFEGWLYLATVIDLHTREVIGHAMADHMRTDLVCDAIDLATARGLIQPDAVFHSDRGVQYTSSQFRAALAEHRIRPSVGRVGSCYDNAVAEAFFATLKTEIGVSIWRTRAEARQDVFTWLHYYNHNRLHSTVGQNTPAEARINYRQASAA
- a CDS encoding aldehyde dehydrogenase family protein yields the protein MADFFIGGEWVDAVDGGRREIRCPADGSLVATVAEGTAKDTEAAIAAARRAFDTGPWPATPAHLRGDLLLRTADLLDRDAEAFARAESLDTGKRLVESRYDMADIAACLRYFGKLAAQDAGRVVDTGNPDAISRIVHEPVGVCGLITPWNYPLLQTVWKIAPALAAGNTFVLKPSELTPHTAILFMKLLTEAGLPPGAGNLVLGAGAEAGAPLASHPDVDLVSFTGGLATGKVIAAAAAGTVKKVALELGGKNPNVVFADADFETAVDYALTAVFLHSGQVCSAGARLIVQREWHDEFVDELVRRAERIRLGGPFDAQAETGPLISAAHREKVEAYVAAALAEGAVLRTGGRRPDDPALADGFYYLPTILDQVKQGSSAVVDESFGPVLTVETFTDEDDAVRIANDTHYGLAGAVFTNDASRAQRVAGRLRHGTVWINDFHPYLPQAEWGGYKQSGFGRELGPTGLAEYTEVKHIYQNLRPGPQHWFGG
- the dxs gene encoding 1-deoxy-D-xylulose-5-phosphate synthase — protein: MTMLESVSGPADLKRMSVEDLGELAAEIRDFLVDKVRRAGGHLGPNLGVVELTLALHRVFDSPRDAIVWDVGHQAYVHKLVTGRAAGFDLLRQTGGVTGYPSRAESEHDWVESSHASSGLSYVDGLAKAFELAGGGRHAIAVVGDGALTGGMCWEALNNIAAHRERPVVVVINDNGRSYSPTIGGVADHLAALRLQPGYERLLDGGREILKHTPVLGKPIYAALHAAKAGLKDALSPQAMFSDLGLKYLGPVDGHDQVALEKAFHSAKSFGGAVIVHVVTEKGHGYAPAVNHEHDQMHQTDPIDPETGLPPVKGPSWTGVFGDELAKIGSRREDVVAITAAMLRSTGLDKFADAFPDRWYDVGIAEQHAVTSAAGLAMGGLHPVVAIYSTFLNRAFDQVLMDVALHRLPVTLVLDRAGITGPDGPSHHGMWDLSLLGMVPGMRVAAPRDPATLREELNEAVDVADGPTALRFSKGKVGTDVTAVERIGTVDVLRRPAEGADVLLVTVGAFATLGLAAADRLADQGIGVTVVDPRWVLPVPAELVALASQHKLVVTVEDSGRHGGFGSALAAMFRDAECDVPLRDLAVPQSFHDHGSRDEVLGRIGLTAQDVARRVTEWASGRLGTAEEPAKNSADRS
- a CDS encoding purine-cytosine permease family protein, with the protein product MKVTEVEHHGIAPIPPAEQTSRPRDLFRLAFGGANTFATIILGTLPIAYGLSFRDAVLATTLGVVVGGLVLAPMALFGPRTRTNNAVSSGAHFGVVGRCVGSFLSLLTAITFFAISVWVSGDAVAGAAQRLFGFDGGPVLRGFAYGVIAIATLVVCIYGYRFMLLVNRVAVVLGTAIMLLGVFAYGGSFDPGYAGTGTYALGTFWPTFTLAALTALANPISFGAFLGDWARYIPASFSKRSLLTAPFLAQVATLLPFGFGIATATLVANPADYITGLTAISPLWYAIPLIVVALIGGLSTGTTSLYGTGLDFSSIFPRLSRVRATLLIGTLSVAFIFVGNFVLDMVSSINTFATLIVLCTSPWMVIMMIGFVQRRGYYDVADLQVFNEGRRGGRYWFTRGVNWRAMAAWIPATTLGLLCANTPMIAGPWRDIAGGVDVSLLVTLLTAAVAYPVLVKLFPEPPEVFAPARIPVTTAQPAEA
- a CDS encoding aminobutyraldehyde dehydrogenase; protein product: MTRTLDLTDPATGEVFGTSPVASPSDVDKALTAAAQAFAAWRRSTPAQRQLALLKIADALEARAAELADLEVRETGKIRAVVLAEEIPECVSALRFFAGAARHLEGTAAGEYTPGHTSVIRREPIGVCAQIAPWNYPLMMAVWKIAPALAAGNTVVLKPAETTPSTAVLLAEVAAEFLPAGAFTVLTGDRDTGRALVRHPLTDLVSITGSTRAGIDVATVAAADLKRTHLELGGNAPLLVFPDVDVATTVEGIVGAAFYNAGQDCTAGSRVLVHESIHEDFVASLTKAAEAQKPGVDYGPLNSAAQFSRVEGLISRLPSHARIETGGTRFGSQGFFFAPTVISGLRQDDEIVQEEIFGPVITVQSFADEAAGVALANGVPYGLASSVWTRDLGVAARVSAELDFGCVWVNTHGPLVAEMPHGGFGHSGLGKDLSAYAFAEYTRVKHVMTRFA